One stretch of Flavobacteriales bacterium DNA includes these proteins:
- the gyrB gene encoding DNA topoisomerase (ATP-hydrolyzing) subunit B, whose amino-acid sequence MSEENKKIDYSADSIQALEGMEHVRMRPSMYIGDVGVRGLHHLVYEVVDNSIDEALAGYCDTIYVTILEGDGIRVKDNGRGIPVGIHKKEGVSALEVVMTKIGAGGKFDKDSYKVSGGLHGVGVSCVNALSVNLRASVHKEGRIWEQEYSRGKKKYEVKQVGDTDWKGTEVEFYPDPEIFDFLEYNYETLATRMRELAYLNKGITVELVDERSKDEEGNFKKEVFHSTRGLSEFVEYLDGTRERLIASVVSMEGEKNGIPVEVAMVYNNSYSENIHSYVNNINTHEGGTHLSGFRRGLTHTLKKYAEESGLLDKLKFEIAGDDFREGLTAIVSVKVGEPQFEGQTKTKLGNREVTSAVSQAVSEMLNNYLEENPNDAKAIVQKVILAAQARHAARKAREMVQRKNPMGGMGLPGKLADCASKDASISEIYLVEGDSAGGTAKQGRDRHFQAIMPLRGKILNVEKAMQHKIFDNEEIKNIYTALGVRIGTEEDSKALNLEKLRYHKVIIMCDADVDGSHIQTLILTFFFRYMKEMIEMGYIYIATPPLYQVKKGKQSEYAWDDAERDGLIQKLKGAGSDSSVGVQRYKGLGEMNAEQLWETTMSPDNRTLRQVTIESATEADRIFSMLMGDEVPPRREFIEQNAKYANIDA is encoded by the coding sequence ATGAGTGAAGAAAATAAGAAAATAGATTATTCAGCTGATAGTATTCAGGCACTTGAAGGAATGGAGCACGTAAGAATGCGTCCTTCCATGTATATTGGAGATGTAGGAGTAAGAGGATTACACCACTTAGTTTATGAGGTGGTAGATAACTCTATTGATGAAGCATTAGCAGGTTACTGTGATACGATATATGTTACGATTCTTGAAGGCGATGGTATTCGAGTAAAAGATAACGGTCGTGGTATTCCAGTAGGGATTCATAAAAAGGAAGGCGTTTCTGCACTTGAAGTGGTAATGACTAAGATTGGTGCAGGAGGAAAATTTGATAAAGATTCCTATAAAGTATCTGGTGGGTTACACGGAGTAGGTGTATCATGTGTTAATGCCTTATCTGTTAATTTAAGAGCGTCAGTCCACAAAGAAGGGCGTATCTGGGAACAAGAGTATTCGAGAGGTAAAAAGAAATATGAGGTTAAACAAGTTGGAGATACAGATTGGAAAGGGACAGAAGTTGAGTTTTACCCAGATCCTGAAATATTTGACTTTTTAGAATATAACTATGAAACGCTAGCTACAAGAATGCGTGAATTAGCATATTTGAATAAGGGAATTACTGTTGAGTTAGTTGATGAAAGATCAAAAGATGAAGAAGGGAACTTTAAAAAAGAAGTATTCCATTCAACAAGAGGATTGTCTGAATTTGTTGAATATTTAGATGGAACTAGAGAGCGCTTAATAGCAAGTGTTGTTAGCATGGAAGGTGAAAAGAATGGTATTCCAGTTGAAGTAGCGATGGTTTACAATAATTCTTATTCTGAAAATATTCACTCTTATGTAAATAATATTAATACCCATGAAGGTGGAACACACCTGTCGGGATTTAGACGAGGGTTAACACATACCTTAAAAAAGTATGCTGAAGAATCTGGTTTATTAGATAAATTGAAGTTTGAAATTGCAGGAGATGATTTTAGAGAGGGATTAACTGCAATTGTTTCAGTAAAAGTGGGAGAACCACAGTTTGAAGGACAGACAAAAACAAAATTAGGGAATAGAGAAGTGACTTCTGCTGTGAGTCAAGCAGTAAGTGAAATGCTAAATAATTATTTGGAAGAAAACCCAAATGATGCCAAAGCTATTGTTCAGAAAGTTATCTTAGCAGCTCAGGCAAGACATGCCGCTCGTAAGGCTAGAGAAATGGTGCAGCGTAAAAATCCTATGGGAGGAATGGGCTTACCTGGTAAATTAGCTGATTGCGCTTCAAAAGACGCTTCTATTAGCGAAATATACTTAGTGGAGGGAGATTCTGCGGGGGGTACTGCAAAGCAAGGTCGTGATAGACATTTTCAAGCAATTATGCCGCTTAGAGGAAAAATATTGAATGTTGAAAAAGCAATGCAACATAAAATATTTGATAACGAAGAAATCAAAAATATCTATACTGCTTTAGGTGTACGTATTGGAACAGAAGAAGATTCTAAAGCGTTAAACTTGGAGAAATTAAGGTATCATAAAGTCATTATTATGTGTGATGCCGATGTTGATGGGAGTCATATTCAAACACTTATTTTGACGTTCTTCTTTAGATATATGAAAGAAATGATTGAAATGGGGTATATCTACATTGCTACACCTCCTTTATATCAAGTTAAAAAAGGAAAACAATCGGAATATGCTTGGGATGATGCTGAAAGAGATGGCTTAATCCAAAAATTAAAAGGAGCAGGATCTGACTCAAGTGTTGGTGTACAACGTTATAAAGGTCTTGGAGAGATGAATGCTGAGCAATTATGGGAAACCACAATGAGTCCAGATAACAGAACATTAAGACAAGTTACAATAGAATCTGCTACAGAAGCAGATAGAATCTTTTCAATGTTGATGGGAGATGAAGTTCCTCCGAGAAGAGAATTTATTGAACAAAATGCTAAGTATGCTAATATTGATGCATAA